A window of the Desulforapulum autotrophicum HRM2 genome harbors these coding sequences:
- the hypA gene encoding hydrogenase maturation nickel metallochaperone HypA, translated as MHEMGVAQQMVDIALAAIPDDIENPRVAVLNLRIGKLAAVVEDSLRFCMEVITKDTPLEGVNLVIETIDVRARCKDCGHEWVVEGPAFRCPGCKQGAVELLSGRELEISSLELAD; from the coding sequence ATGCACGAAATGGGGGTTGCCCAGCAGATGGTTGATATTGCCCTTGCTGCCATTCCTGACGATATTGAAAATCCAAGGGTTGCCGTTCTTAACCTGAGGATTGGCAAGCTTGCCGCCGTTGTGGAGGACAGCCTGAGGTTCTGCATGGAAGTGATCACAAAGGATACGCCCCTTGAGGGGGTAAACCTTGTAATCGAAACGATTGATGTGAGGGCAAGGTGCAAGGATTGCGGCCACGAATGGGTGGTCGAAGGACCTGCCTTTAGGTGCCCTGGGTGCAAACAAGGTGCTGTTGAGCTTCTTTCAGGCCGGGAGCTTGAAATCTCCTCCCTGGAGCTTGCTGATTAA
- the tgt gene encoding tRNA guanosine(34) transglycosylase Tgt codes for MLTFDIINQSLESRARTGRITTAHGVIETPIFMPVGTLGTVKAVSVEELKACQAQIILGNTYHLYLRPGCEVMAHMGGLHPFMNWDRPILTDSGGFQFFSLAKLAKFKDEGVSFQSHIDGSRHLFTPERAVEIQSILGSDIMMSLDWCMGYPATRKEAMGALEKTTQWAERGRNFWIEQGRVNNLFGIVQGGMFADLRSISARQLADLDFPGYAIGGLSVGEPTELMYEMADHTVPQLPLEKPKYVMGVGTPENLVELAGMGVDMFDCVMPSRNARNGQLFTSTGTMNISNAAFRLDESPLDAECSCYTCQNYSRAYLRHLYKSRELLAYRLNTIHNLHYYLDLMHQMRNAINQGRFMAFKQEFYRKRER; via the coding sequence ATGCTGACATTTGACATCATCAATCAATCCCTGGAAAGCCGGGCACGGACCGGGCGGATCACAACGGCCCACGGGGTGATTGAAACACCCATCTTCATGCCCGTGGGAACCCTTGGCACGGTCAAGGCTGTTTCTGTTGAGGAGCTCAAGGCCTGCCAGGCCCAGATCATTCTGGGCAATACCTACCACCTTTATTTAAGACCCGGGTGTGAGGTGATGGCCCATATGGGCGGTCTTCACCCCTTCATGAACTGGGATCGGCCCATTCTTACCGACAGTGGCGGGTTTCAGTTTTTTTCCCTGGCAAAACTTGCAAAGTTCAAGGATGAGGGCGTCTCCTTCCAGTCCCACATTGACGGCTCCCGTCACCTGTTCACCCCGGAACGGGCCGTTGAGATTCAGTCCATCCTTGGATCGGACATCATGATGTCCCTTGACTGGTGCATGGGGTATCCTGCCACGCGAAAAGAGGCCATGGGCGCCCTTGAAAAGACCACCCAATGGGCCGAACGGGGCAGAAATTTCTGGATTGAACAGGGTCGGGTCAACAATTTGTTCGGCATTGTCCAGGGTGGCATGTTTGCCGATTTAAGATCGATTTCAGCCCGACAGCTTGCCGACCTTGATTTTCCGGGCTATGCCATCGGCGGGTTGAGCGTTGGTGAACCCACGGAACTGATGTATGAAATGGCCGACCACACCGTGCCCCAGCTTCCCCTTGAAAAACCCAAATATGTCATGGGCGTTGGAACGCCCGAGAACCTTGTGGAGTTGGCAGGCATGGGGGTTGACATGTTCGACTGCGTCATGCCCTCAAGAAACGCCAGAAACGGCCAGCTCTTTACCTCCACCGGTACCATGAATATCTCCAATGCAGCCTTTAGGCTTGATGAGTCACCCCTTGATGCCGAGTGCTCCTGCTACACCTGCCAAAACTATTCCAGGGCCTACCTGAGGCATCTTTACAAGTCCAGGGAGCTCCTTGCCTATCGGCTGAACACCATCCACAATCTTCACTATTACCTTGACCTTATGCACCAGATGCGTAATGCCATTAATCAAGGCCGGTTCATGGCCTTTAAACAGGAATTTTATCGAAAAAGGGAGCGTTGA
- a CDS encoding pyridoxal phosphate-dependent aminotransferase has protein sequence MTIAVKIEETLSKSSWIRKMFEQGAKLKAEHGAENVFDFSIGNPNLEPPVAFQEALEQVAGERGKNVHGYMPNSGYPHVRKAIADSIGDEQGAVLSADDIVITCGAAGGLNVLFKALLNPGEEVLVTRPFFVEYTFYAENHGGVLKTAAANPDFTLNLDAIERAITPKTKVMIINSPNNPTGQIYPKESLDALGGLLRKKGKEFGTVITLISDEPYRKLVFDNILVPPVFPSYENSVVVTSHAKDLSLPGERIGYLVVNPACSFRDKLIPALALTNRILGFVNAPALMQRILPLIQGASVDIDAYRKKRDMLCEILKDAGFTFTTPPGAFYIFPKSPIPDDVKFVSILQDELILAVPGTGFGGPGYFRLAFCVDDFTIESSRAAFKRAMARLEV, from the coding sequence ATGACCATAGCAGTAAAGATTGAAGAGACCCTTTCCAAATCCTCCTGGATCCGAAAGATGTTTGAGCAGGGGGCAAAGCTCAAGGCCGAACACGGTGCTGAGAATGTGTTTGATTTCAGTATCGGAAACCCGAATCTTGAACCGCCTGTGGCATTCCAGGAGGCCCTTGAGCAGGTTGCAGGTGAACGGGGAAAGAACGTCCACGGCTACATGCCCAATTCCGGATATCCCCATGTCAGAAAGGCCATTGCGGACAGTATCGGTGACGAACAGGGGGCCGTTCTTTCGGCCGATGATATTGTTATTACCTGCGGGGCGGCCGGCGGCCTTAACGTGCTTTTCAAGGCCCTTCTCAACCCTGGCGAAGAGGTGCTGGTTACAAGGCCCTTTTTTGTGGAGTACACCTTTTACGCTGAAAACCACGGGGGGGTGCTGAAGACCGCTGCTGCAAACCCGGATTTCACCCTCAATCTTGATGCCATTGAAAGGGCCATCACCCCGAAGACCAAGGTGATGATCATCAATTCGCCCAACAACCCCACGGGCCAGATCTACCCCAAGGAGAGCCTGGACGCCCTGGGCGGGCTTTTAAGGAAAAAGGGAAAAGAATTCGGCACGGTCATCACCCTTATTTCCGACGAACCCTATCGAAAGCTTGTGTTTGACAACATCCTTGTGCCGCCGGTGTTTCCTTCCTATGAGAACAGCGTTGTCGTTACCTCCCACGCAAAGGATCTCTCCCTTCCGGGGGAAAGGATCGGCTACCTTGTGGTGAATCCTGCCTGTTCCTTCAGGGACAAGCTTATACCGGCCCTGGCCCTGACCAACAGAATCCTGGGGTTTGTCAATGCGCCTGCCCTGATGCAGCGCATTCTTCCCTTGATCCAGGGGGCAAGCGTTGACATTGACGCCTATCGAAAAAAACGGGATATGCTGTGTGAAATTTTAAAGGATGCCGGTTTCACATTCACCACCCCGCCCGGTGCTTTTTATATCTTTCCAAAGTCTCCCATCCCCGATGATGTAAAGTTTGTCTCCATTCTCCAGGATGAGTTGATCCTGGCCGTTCCGGGAACCGGATTTGGTGGTCCTGGTTATTTTCGCCTGGCCTTTTGTGTGGATGATTTCACCATTGAAAGTTCACGGGCTGCATTTAAACGGGCCATGGCCAGGCTGGAGGTATAG
- the hypB gene encoding hydrogenase nickel incorporation protein HypB, which translates to MEIKVQKRVLEANETMAEKNRKLFAEKKVFVLNMMSSPGSGKTETLCKTLLRIMPEIRTGVIVGDICTTNDADRLKETGAVAVQINTDQFGGDCHLAAHLIERTATQMDLDHLDLLIVENIGNLVCPAEFDIGEDARTVVLSVTEGEDKPLKYPLMFRLADSAILNKIDLLPYLDYNAKEAVDNMAEIHPGMPVFSLSAKTEEGFEPWIEWLTSKVNSKI; encoded by the coding sequence ATGGAAATAAAGGTTCAAAAAAGGGTACTTGAGGCCAACGAGACCATGGCCGAAAAGAACAGAAAATTATTTGCAGAAAAAAAAGTATTTGTCCTTAACATGATGAGTTCTCCTGGATCGGGCAAAACCGAAACCCTGTGCAAGACCCTCCTGAGGATCATGCCTGAAATCAGAACCGGGGTGATTGTGGGGGATATCTGTACGACCAATGATGCCGACAGGCTCAAGGAAACAGGTGCCGTGGCCGTTCAGATCAACACGGATCAGTTTGGGGGAGACTGTCACCTTGCGGCCCATCTCATTGAACGAACGGCAACCCAGATGGATCTTGACCACCTTGATCTGCTTATTGTGGAGAACATCGGTAACCTGGTGTGTCCTGCGGAATTTGACATTGGTGAAGATGCCAGAACCGTTGTTCTGAGCGTCACAGAAGGAGAAGACAAGCCCCTGAAATATCCGCTGATGTTTCGCCTTGCAGACTCGGCCATCCTCAACAAGATAGACCTTTTGCCCTACCTTGATTATAATGCAAAAGAGGCTGTGGATAACATGGCCGAGATTCATCCGGGAATGCCCGTGTTTTCGCTTTCTGCTAAAACAGAAGAGGGGTTTGAGCCCTGGATCGAATGGCTCACCTCAAAGGTGAACTCAAAAATTTAG